The genome window TCCTGCATTAAGGCAGAGATGCTATTTACATTCATGCCTCAAAATAGCGAATCAATGCTATTTATGAACAAACGCGAGGCTGTTGATCTTTCTTTAGCAAACTTTACAACAAAGCTCGCTAAAGATAAGCAAATCTATTCCATCGTTTCTTTAAAAGAAACAGAGGAGACTCAAGCCAGAAGTACAGAGAAAAGAATTTTCCTCCATGTAAATAAAGCTGTTAACAGCTCTATTTGCATAAAGAATGCCGTTACAGGGAAAGAAACAAAGATATCTCCCGATTTGCTTAATCCAGAAATACTTTGGCCAAGCTATTATTTGACAGCCAAGCCAAAGGAAGGCATGTCTCTTTCAGAAATAGTGTCTTTCCAAGACTTAAAACCTAAGAATAAGGAAGACATTGTCTTTAAAAAGACAAGATTTAACGACGAGAAAGAATGTATAGAGTGGATACTCTCTGATAAAGAAAAGAATATCCTTGTTGTTGCTCCGACAAACCTTTCTACAAGATATGAGGATGCAAAACTCTGCAAAGAGAATTTACATCCGGCAGGCACCCCTTTGTTTGAAAAACAATTAGGATTGCTTAGCAATATTATGCAGCCTTGTGTTCTTCTCTTCGGAAGAAAAGATAAGCTCGTTGCTGGCTATATAAAGGATTTACCATCTGAAGGCATTGTTGCTTACTGGCTGTTCGCATGTCTTGTTCCAAAGGAAGGAATCGACGTGCGATATGTGGCAGCATTGTTGCTTACCCCAGAAGTCAGGAATCAAATCATATCCATCTGTGAAGGAGAAGTGGATGCACAACTCTTCCCATTGATTATGGACAAGATTATTGTTCCAAATCACACCGATTTGGAACGAGCTACCTTCTTGTCAGAAGCCAATTACAATGCTTTTGCATCATCACGTAAGGAGTTGGAACAAGAGCATAAGCATTATGTCAAAGCTGTTCGTATGCGTAAACATGCTTTGACCCAATCTGCCTCATCCATAGAAGCAACTCTCTATGCGTTGAATGCTTACAGAGTAAGACAAAATGGAACAATCTCGGACAATGAGCGTATTTCACGCATCAAACAAACAACCGTCAAGGATGCCTTCGAATATCTTTCTATGGCAACTAAGGATTTGTTGGTAAAGTTGGACCATATTGCAGATGTGGAATACACTTTTAAAAAGCCTGAATGGATTAATCCAGAGGAGTTCGTCGAAAGCTATATCCAAAAGCATGAAAATGGTTGGGTAAACTTCAAGCCTGTTGTAAAATGGGCTAAAGGACATAATTTGGCAGATAAAGACTTGACTGATTTATCCGGAGAAACCATATTATTGCATAAGGGAGAACCTATATATACAATGATGTTCCCAAGAGATGCTCTCAAGCAGATTTTGGACAATATTGTTTCAAACGCCATATCCCATGGATTTAAAGACGAATCTCGCCACGACTACCAATTGCGTTTTTCTTGGGAAACAGATGGTACCGCATTGAAAATGTGCGTAGAGAACAATGGAGCACCTATACCAGCTGACCGTAGTACATCATCGCTATTAGAATATGGAGTATCCACCTCCCTTAACTCTAACGGACATCATGGAATCGGATGCAATGAGATAGACGGCATCATGCGTAAGTATGACGGAAAGATAGAACTTGTTTCTTCTCCAGATGACGAGTTCAGCGTCAAGTATATACTTACTTTCAATCGTACGAATATTCTTAAAACTCTTTAGATATGAAAGATTACGATTTAGACTTAATCCAAGTTCTTTGGGTTGAAGACGACCCTATGGTAATAGAGCAATACCCATTAAAGGCAGAGAACTTCGGATTACAATTAGTTGCTTTCCCTTGTTGGGATGAAGCAAAAGCTGCATTAGAAAATGACTTTGATTGTTGGTCAGCTATCATTTTGGATGCAAAATGCAAGTACCATCGTGACAGCGAGGATAATGCTGTAAGATTTCTTGGCAGAGCCTTAAATGACATAGCCCTCATTTGTGAAAAAAGAGGGCGTGTTATTCCATGGTATGTCTTGACTGGCGGTGATGCAGAAGAGGTATCTGACTCCATCAATGATGATCGTATGAAATGGGATGCTGATTGGACAAATAGTACTTATAAAGAATACTATTCCAAAAATGTTGACAACGAAATGCTGTATAAACGCATCAAAGTACATGCTAGGAAATCTCCTCGCCTTCAGATTCAGAAAATGTACAAGGATGTATTTGATGCTATAGAAGAATGCGGCATTGACGACATGGGGTACAATGCCCTTGAGGATTTACTCATTCCTATTCATTTTCCAGACACAATCGAGTCTAAAGATTACAATGATAAATTTGAGAAAGCCCGCGAAGTTTTAGAATACGTATTCCGTTCTATGGCTATTCATGGCTTATTGCCCGACTGGGGTAAGCAGGTGAACTTTACTTGGTCAAGTATTATCCTTAGTGGTAAGAATGCCACAAACTCTAAAGGAGAAATTGTCTATAAAAGTTATAAGCGCATTCTCCCAGAGGCAATGTCAAAGACAATGAAAGTAATAGTCAATATTCTTCCACCCTTCTGCCATTCCGAGAATAGTACAGAAGAGGATATAAGTAAGAAAGAATATATGGAACGCGTACAATCATCCACATTCTTGCTAAAAAGTTTCACTTTCCAACTATGCGATTTAATCCTATTCTATCGCAGCTACATTCGTGAACACCCAGATGAAGAAAGAAATCGTTTAGAATGGGATAAGGCGTAAAAAACTCTTGCTACAATATTAGGGCGATATGACATTTTCATCATATCGCCCTACTTTTATTTTGTTGTGAAGAAAGACTACACAACAACGTCGTAATTTTGCATCAGAATACAAAAGACGACGATATGGAAAAGAACATTTCAACACTCGACCTACAGAATGCAGAACAGCAAAAAGCATTCGACCTTGTTGCAAACACCAACAATTGCCTTTTCATCACAGGAAAGGCTGGCACTGGTAAGACAACCTTTATCAAACGCATCCAGGAAGAAATCAACAAAAACTTCTTGGTATTGGCACCTACTGGCATTGCAGCTATCACAGTCGGAGGACAAACGATGCATTCCTTCTTTGGCTTTCCGATGCAAGCAATTGGTCCACATACTAATACCATGCTTTCTTATGAAAGCAAATGTATTCTCGAGGAAACTGATACTATCATTATTGATGAGGTATCTATGGTAAGGTGTGATATGGTGGATGGAATGGACAGATGTCTTCGCATGGTATTCAAGACCAACATGCCTTTTGGTGGAAAACAGGTTGTTTTTGTGGGTGACTTGTTCCAGTTACCTCCTATCATCAAGTCTAATAGCGCCGATGCAGAAATGCTACAAGACCTTTATGGTGCTGGCACTCCATTCTTTTACAAGGCTTTTGTATTGAAAAGAATGAACCTCCCCAAGATTGAGTTTCAAAAAGTATATCGTCAAAGAGACGAAGAGTTTCTTGACATTCTGAACAAGATGCGCACGGGTGAAGTAAAGGCTGAAGATTTAGAATTACTAAATCAGCATGTCAGCAAGAATTTTGAAGAACAGGATTTTTCTGTGACCTTAACCGCATTCAACAAGATGGCTGAGAAAATCAACGAGGAGAAATTATGTGCCATCCAATCGGAAGAATTCTGCTATCAGGCAAAGATTCAAAACGAATTCAAGAAAAATGAGGCGCCTGTACCAGAAAAGCTTAGGCTAAAAGTAGGTGCACAAGTCATATTCTGCCGCAATAATACAGGTTGTGGTTATATGAACGGGACAATCGGTAAAGTTTCAGAACTTGGCGATGATAAAATACAAGTGACTTTGGAAAGCGGCAAAACCATTGATGTCAAAGAAGTGACATGGGATAATGTCAAGAGCAAATACAATCGTCAAACCCACAAAATGGAAACCCAAGTTGTGGGAACCTTCACGCAATATCCTTTGAAATTAGCTTGGGCAATAACCATTCACAGATCACAGGGAATGACCTTTGACAGAATGCACTTTGACTTATCTCATGGCACATTCTTGCCAGGACAAGCTTACGTCGCCATCAGTCGTTTACGTTCTTTGGACGGTTTGACACTTAGTAATCCTATCCGCCCTTATCACGTCACCCAAAATCAAGAGGTAAGAGTATTTGCCAACTCTTACAATGACACAGAGATGATAGATGACGTATTAGGTGCGGAAAAGCGAATCTACCAATATCTAAGCACAAAAGACTACGACATGGCCTCAAAAACATGCCTGATTCTTATGCAAGACAAGATTCGCAAGAATGACTACCGAAACGCAGCCTTAATGGCCAAAAGAATGTTTGATATCATGCTGGATGACAATTGCCTATTAGGAAAAACCCAGAATGCTCAACTATTAAAGGATTGTAGCATGACTGCCAACTTCCTCAATGCCGTAATCTGCCTATATGGCAATCGTTATGAGGAAGCTATTGGTTACACAGACATGGTATTGGGGAGAAGGACCTGTCTTGAAGCGATGTTCATTAAAGGGCGTGCTCTTTATGAACTCAAGCGATATGACGAGGCATACGATGTAACGTTCCAAATTGTCAGCATATCTCAGGAAGGTGAGGAGAAAAAGGCCATTGACAAGAAGTTACTTCTCTTTGAAGCAAGAGTCAATGAACATATTGGCAATCCAATAGCACCATTCTGCAAAGAACTATTCGCGCTCTGCCCAGAATTTCGTTCTACCTATATTATGTTGAGAAATGAGTTTCAAAACTCTCACATAGGAATACTATATGACAAGGAAGAAGAACACATCGAATTGCTCGAAGCGTTTAATGACCAAAGCCTTTCTCAGCAAGATTTCTTGAAGAAGACACAAGAATGTACGGACGAAAAAGAACTTAAAATGCTACGCAGATATCTTATAAAGAATATGCAAAAGCTTACGCCCTTAAACTTAAGAGACAAACTGAAAAAGAACTTTTCATAACCTTAAAAAGTACAAACATAAAACAAGGAGTAACGCAATTTTATTGTTAGCTGCAAACAAAAGGTGGATTTTCATCAGAAAATCCACCTTTTACACTATAATTCGCTTTTTGTCCACCTCTTCTTTGTGTTTTTTGTGTACTTTTGCAACTGTGTATTAATAGCGGCATGAATTCAGGCTTAGCTTGGTTTCATGCCAACCAACAAGTAAACAAACAAACCTAAGAATAAGAAATGAATAAGAAAAGACAGATTTTACTTTCAGCAGTGTTGGCCTCTGCTTTGGCATCCAACGCACAGGTTACCATCAATGTAGATGCCTCTAACCCAGGTATCAAGGTATCTCCTAACCTCTATGGTATCTTCTTCGAGGATATCAACCATGCTGCAGATGGCGGTCTCTATGCCGAACTCATCAGCAACCGTTCTTTCGAAGACGATGACAAGAATATCCCTACCTGGAAAACTGCCGCTCAGGAAGGTGCAAAGATCAATGCAC of Segatella copri contains these proteins:
- a CDS encoding sensor histidine kinase, translated to MQTVNNNFTVEALVAKYRNFVDEHCPKSCESDGVHKFDIPYNDEAEEQLLATLYKRVAGENADQAILEALSKYVADFYVDALKETELVFLANHFSEVSESIFDCLYHNLRTTLDFSLEKPSKVAYDTLTTAKIGTGKTIFIANSGFGDIAMLFPGCTIKGYSSEEEICKNKVWALGQIRLFAAGIKSEIKQYSKDTENSQYMADIDIAIFGATENSSCIKAEMLFTFMPQNSESMLFMNKREAVDLSLANFTTKLAKDKQIYSIVSLKETEETQARSTEKRIFLHVNKAVNSSICIKNAVTGKETKISPDLLNPEILWPSYYLTAKPKEGMSLSEIVSFQDLKPKNKEDIVFKKTRFNDEKECIEWILSDKEKNILVVAPTNLSTRYEDAKLCKENLHPAGTPLFEKQLGLLSNIMQPCVLLFGRKDKLVAGYIKDLPSEGIVAYWLFACLVPKEGIDVRYVAALLLTPEVRNQIISICEGEVDAQLFPLIMDKIIVPNHTDLERATFLSEANYNAFASSRKELEQEHKHYVKAVRMRKHALTQSASSIEATLYALNAYRVRQNGTISDNERISRIKQTTVKDAFEYLSMATKDLLVKLDHIADVEYTFKKPEWINPEEFVESYIQKHENGWVNFKPVVKWAKGHNLADKDLTDLSGETILLHKGEPIYTMMFPRDALKQILDNIVSNAISHGFKDESRHDYQLRFSWETDGTALKMCVENNGAPIPADRSTSSLLEYGVSTSLNSNGHHGIGCNEIDGIMRKYDGKIELVSSPDDEFSVKYILTFNRTNILKTL
- a CDS encoding AAA family ATPase, with protein sequence MEKNISTLDLQNAEQQKAFDLVANTNNCLFITGKAGTGKTTFIKRIQEEINKNFLVLAPTGIAAITVGGQTMHSFFGFPMQAIGPHTNTMLSYESKCILEETDTIIIDEVSMVRCDMVDGMDRCLRMVFKTNMPFGGKQVVFVGDLFQLPPIIKSNSADAEMLQDLYGAGTPFFYKAFVLKRMNLPKIEFQKVYRQRDEEFLDILNKMRTGEVKAEDLELLNQHVSKNFEEQDFSVTLTAFNKMAEKINEEKLCAIQSEEFCYQAKIQNEFKKNEAPVPEKLRLKVGAQVIFCRNNTGCGYMNGTIGKVSELGDDKIQVTLESGKTIDVKEVTWDNVKSKYNRQTHKMETQVVGTFTQYPLKLAWAITIHRSQGMTFDRMHFDLSHGTFLPGQAYVAISRLRSLDGLTLSNPIRPYHVTQNQEVRVFANSYNDTEMIDDVLGAEKRIYQYLSTKDYDMASKTCLILMQDKIRKNDYRNAALMAKRMFDIMLDDNCLLGKTQNAQLLKDCSMTANFLNAVICLYGNRYEEAIGYTDMVLGRRTCLEAMFIKGRALYELKRYDEAYDVTFQIVSISQEGEEKKAIDKKLLLFEARVNEHIGNPIAPFCKELFALCPEFRSTYIMLRNEFQNSHIGILYDKEEEHIELLEAFNDQSLSQQDFLKKTQECTDEKELKMLRRYLIKNMQKLTPLNLRDKLKKNFS